A genome region from Rattus norvegicus strain BN/NHsdMcwi chromosome 17, GRCr8, whole genome shotgun sequence includes the following:
- the LOC134482685 gene encoding uncharacterized protein LOC134482685, with amino-acid sequence MEGFLLLMNSVMDSWMSPSTMDIAMDMSFGIVCGMGLFFILLPFLKKYPLSPPPESQRDIPQDVKRRQSNTRKKTAAVTDYRDCKKNAQDTQNASSSMESLTKLPLRDSTAKPTWNSTKKLDQLSISQLLSYLKVLEELIQQKFCQIFCGISSVLPQSVVTTAWVSRKPPSVETKTSPFRNSYSPYPALPLAPGPPQLSQDQPLTHQWATSRLLCVAETRVVNRYPSSTTKNPPSSSKSRAYEPTCSQPGMKALTSLQTENQGQQKDLKWKHTTGSNASSQDAIRQSTGSFPWGTVLTEVIRSASLVPEHYWMVQDHEKQKKHQVSKVGDHQGPGFEELKSPEGHFSANSPQQSKNELEPSQPAPPSTPDSGTYKSSHMMESVPSRLPLKKRPVNRQDSIQEGLLPCTPSSSPGNKLETEKPALRTDQLSYVNTAQALSFLDSKTQMELESNILEHRKRSDLHSRDLQSGVPPSHLPQPGYPSSASCVSKAERFPKAAVVLEKLQHQDPGGTRLKRVSVSRRLQNTPLVHSSSEVQENQRASSPGASYGHSEPERAALQSTTNTWANTYCLLARTQDRRTIWGTGRGSLQPRTSFRIVRQVPCKRSENVASGHPFSRGTMVDPEVKAPSSVAKQTNRIVDARRETPNPWKETLGPNKIPSGQNKINFRAFESTRANINPGQYFQTCPPHPRGPPLKPQVISEVDSTSDKQPLSPTARLHVHTDMVIYPSLPSYQNRSKDPKTLEGLRDVFMRKTHAQETQHLRISKDKILGSNHKMVLPNEEKGDFVTSRSKGQKERPRGVQSSQGSDTSTQPKVIVIPECHSNMPENEQDNIKSFLTKIKNNLQYVNPDTEDKGQGDSVKNESPPPSTLPNQAKEKFISSMETQSLLNAVVQILVDTLGLKIKDPSKIEWCEVEQLLSQLEASSHSSQRACDPKTSQPKRMSCDYTNPIGHSHPIMYRGTGGKQELSVNAQRAHDQYQNRGMGFDQHSTLTEKNQLFRYREIGDKQQTSLAAQTACDQDQIRAQTGKEPCLYSSPKGYNHSIKCRENEEKQQPVVDHKAFNPRQRTKEGMRCGYLTGPKENSPIKYRESRDQKQSGNDAQGASDRKTCQNRSKAAFVPQ; translated from the exons ATGGAGGGTTTTCTCCTTCTGATGAATAGTGTTATGGACTCCTGGATGAGCCCCAGCACCATGGACATAGCGATGGACATGAGCTTTGGCATTGTGTGTGGAATGGGGCTCTTTTTCATACTACTCCCATTCCTGAAGAAGTACccactgtcaccaccacctgAGAGCCAAAGGGACATCCCACAG GATgtgaagaggaggcagagcaACACCAGGAAGAAGACTGCTGCTGTAACGG ACTATAGAGATTGCAAAAAGAATGCACAAGATACCCAGAATGCATCATCATCCATGGAAAG CCTCACCAAGCTTCCTCTTCGGGATTCCACAGCAAAACCAACGTGGAACTCCACTAAGAAACTGGATCAGCTTTCCATCTCTCAGCTGTTGTCTTACCTCAAGGTCTTAGAGGAACTTATACAGCAGAAATTTTGCCAGATTTTCTGCGGCATATCCTCTGTGCTCCCTCAGTCAGTGGTGACCACTGCCTGGGTCTCCAGGAAACCTCCCTCTGTAGAAACCAAAACTTCACCCTTCCGTAATTCATATAGCCCTTACCCGGCTCTTCCTCTGGCTCCCGGTCCTCCACAGCTTTCCCAGGACCAGCCATTGACCCATCAATGGGCGACATCAAGATTGTTATGTGTGGCAGAGACCCGGGTAGTGAACAGATACccaagctctacaacaaaaaacccaccttCATCATCCAAAAGTAGGGCCTATGAACCAACATGTTCACAGCCTGGGATGAAGGCACTGACATCCCTCCAGACTGAAAACCAGGGCCAGCAAAAGGATCTGAAGTGGAAGCACACGACAGGCTCTAATGCCTCAAGCCAAGACGCTATTAGACAGTCCACTGGTAGCTTTCCTTGGGGGACCGTGCTCACTGAAGTAATCAGGTCAGCTTCCCTCGTTCCTGAGCACTACTGGATGGTCCAGGATCAtgagaagcagaagaaacacCAGGTGAGTAAGGTAGGAGACCATCAAGGTCCCGGCTTCGAGGAACTGAAGAGCCCTGAAGGACATTTCTCAGCAAATAGTCCTCAGCAGTCTAAGAATGAGCTCGAACCTTCCCAACCTGCCCCACCATCCACCCCAGACTCCGGGACCTACAAGTCGAGCCACATGATGGAGTCAGTGCCCTCTAGGTTGCCCTTAAAGAAGAGGCCAGTTAACAGGCAGGACTCCATCCAGGAGGGTCTTCTGCCTTGCACTCCAAGCAGCAGCCCTGGGAATAAGCTAGAAACGGAGAAACCTGCACTGAGGACGGACCAGCTGTCCTATGTGAACACCGCCCAGGCCCTTTCGTTCCTTGACTCAAAGACTCAAATGGAGCTAGAATCCAACATCCTAGAACACAGAAAAAGATCAGATCTGCATTCAAGAGATCTCCAGTCTGGGGTTCCACCCTCACACCTTCCCCAGCCTGGGTATCCTTCATCAGCCTCCTGTGTTTCTAAGGCTGAACGCTTCCCCAAAGCTGCTGTGGTCCTAGAAAAATTGCAGCACCAAGATCCAGGAGGGACAAGGTTGAAAAGAGTATCAGTTTCCAGGAGGCTGCAGAATACTCCATTGGTCCACTCATCTTCAGAGGTTCAGGAGAACCAAAGAGCTTCTTCACCTGGTGCCAGCTATGGGCACTCTGAGCCCGAGAGAGCTGCATTGCAGAGCACCACAAATACCTGGGCCAATACTTATTGCCTCCTGGCAAGAACACAGGACAGGAGGACTATTTGGGGGACTGGAAGAGGCAGCCTGCAACCAAGAACCAGCTTCAGAATTGTCAGGCAAGTACCATGCAAGAGATCTGAGAATGTAGCCTCAGGGCACCCCTTCTCGAGAGGCACAATGGTTGATCCTGAAGTAAAAGCTCCATCTTCAGTGGCCAAACAGACCAACAGAATAGTTGATGCAAGAAGAGAGACACCCAATCCATGGAAAGAAACCCTAGGGCCCAACAAGATTCCCAGTGgccaaaacaaaatcaatttcAGAGCCTTTGAATCTACAAGGGCCAATATAAACCCAGGCCAATATTTCCAAACTTGTCCACCTCACCCAAGAGGCCCACCTCTAAAACCACAGGTGATTAGTGAGGTTGACTCCACGTCAGACAAGCAGCCACTGTCACCCACCGCTAGGCTCCATGTGCACACTGACATGGTCATCTACCCTTCACTACCCAGCTACCAGAATAGATCCAAAGATCCCAAGACTTTGGAGGGCCTACGTGATGTGTTCATGAGGAAAACTCACGCCCAGGAGACTCAGCATCTTAGGATTTCCAAGGATAAGATTCTAGGAAGCAATCACAAAATGGTTCTTCCCAATGAAGAAAAGGGGGACTTTGTGACATCCAGAAGCAAAGGCCAGAAAGAAAGACCTAGGGGAGTGCAGTCCTCTCAAGGCTCTGATACCTCCACCCAGCCCAAGGTTATAGTCATTCCTGAATGTCACTCTAATATGCCAGAAAATGAACAGGATAATATAAAAAGCTttctgacaaaaataaaaaacaatttacaGTACGTTAACCCTGACACAGAAGACAAAGGGCAGGGAGATTCTGTGAAGAATGAAAGCCCCCCACCATCTACTCTACCGAATCAGGCAAAAGAGAAGTTCATCTCTAGTATGGAGACACAATCTCTCTTGAATGCTGTGGTCCAGATCCTAGTGGACACGCTGGGCCTTAAAATAAAGGACCCGTCCAAGATAGAGTGGTGTGAAGTGGAACAACTGTTATCCCAGCTGGAGGCCTCGTCCCACTCTTCTCAGAGGGCCTGTGACCCAAAGACTAGCCAACCAAAGAGAATGAGCTGTGACTACACCAATCCCATAGGGCACAGCCATCCAATCATGTACAGGGGAACTGGAGGCAAGCAAGAGTTGAGTGTTAATGCTCAGAGAGCCCATGATCAATATCAGAATAGAGGAATGGGCTTTGACCAACATTCCACCCTTACAGAGAAGAACCAGTTATTCAGGTACAGAGAAATTGGAGACAAGCAGCAGACAAGTCTTGCGGCCCAGACTGCCTGTGACCAAGATCAAATTAGAGCACAAACTGGTAAGGAGCCCTGTCTATACAGCAGCCCCAAGGGGTACAATCATTCCATTAAatgcagagaaaatgaagaaaaacagcaACCAGTTGTTGACCATAAAGCCTTCAACCCAAGGcagagaacaaaggaaggaaTGAGGTGTGGTTACCTTACGGGTCCCAAAGAGAACAGTCCAATCAAGTATAGGGAAAGTAGAGACCAGAAGCAGTCCGGCAATGATGCCCAGGGAGCCTCTGACAGAAAGACTTGCCAAAATAGGTCAAAGGCAGCCTTTGTCCCCCAGTAA